A part of Miscanthus floridulus cultivar M001 chromosome 6, ASM1932011v1, whole genome shotgun sequence genomic DNA contains:
- the LOC136460668 gene encoding uncharacterized protein, whose protein sequence is MAAQFLPAEPSSMELPEPHYQVEIGRVVERSFALWVEVANRLRPPTDTKIHEGLHQCGDLFVAAKARKSVISWKRARELAEGLELLRRIVSSALQAPLPLTWTTWYTVVPMEYDSKAAFSITLQHTCRTVEDDIHSMFDDERTTN, encoded by the exons ATGGCAGCCCAATTTCTCCCTGCAGAGCCCAGTTCCATGGAGTTGCCTGAACCGCATTATCAGGTGGAGATTGGGCGCGTGGTCGAGCGTTCTTTTGCTCTGTGGGTGGAGGTGGCCAACCGCCTGAGACCCCCAACTGACACCAAGATCCATGAG GGTCTTCACCAGTGCGGCGATCTCTTCGTCGCCGCAAAGGCGAGAAAGAGCGTCATTTCCTGGAAGCGCGCGAGGGAACTGGCGGAGGGCCTGGAGCTTCTAAGGCGGATCGTGTCGTCTGCCCTCCAGGCGCCGCTGCCGCTCACCTGGACGACATGGTACACCGTGGTGCCCATGGAGTATGACAGCAAG GCGGCCTTCTCTATCACGCTTCAGCACACTTGCCGTACCGTCGAGGATGACATCCACTCCATGTTCGACGACGAGCGCACCACAAACTAG